The following coding sequences lie in one Microvirga sp. 17 mud 1-3 genomic window:
- a CDS encoding helix-turn-helix transcriptional regulator, giving the protein MVNAAQVRAARALLNWSQDDLASRANVSTRTLNYLEKGMRHPQKQTLKHIERAFAEAGVEFVATTDGAVGVLLRNNCA; this is encoded by the coding sequence ATGGTTAACGCCGCTCAAGTCCGGGCAGCTCGTGCACTTCTGAACTGGTCGCAGGATGACCTCGCCAGCCGTGCCAACGTCTCTACACGCACGCTAAACTATCTTGAAAAGGGAATGCGTCATCCTCAAAAGCAGACACTCAAGCACATTGAACGAGCGTTCGCAGAGGCTGGCGTCGAATTCGTTGCGACGACTGACGGAGCAGTCGGGGTTCTTCTC